In one Plasmodium falciparum 3D7 genome assembly, chromosome: 14 genomic region, the following are encoded:
- a CDS encoding serine/threonine protein phosphatase 2A activator, protein MGDVNSLSYKIINDESIIRFTKSSIYNDIIEFITNLNKSVVGVEMKPLEDFKLCNENDMINNDNFLFLSKNVYNIFQLIKNMNKCIDSCPPINQSSRFGNRGFQHFCDAYYKEVDEYLPHALSESNIPNISEHTYQISYYLKNSIGNKKRIDYGTGHELNFLLFLFCLNKINFFIPSDYKHLVLVLYRQYLEGVRRVQIIYTVEPAGSRGAWGLDDFQFLVFLFGAAQLSYNRKIKTDDIEKKELLELWAPKYLYFDALKYISMIKHAPFHESSQMLYDISGVETWEKICNGLLKMYQAEIIQKRQILQHILFGNLIDF, encoded by the exons atgggTGATGTAAATAGCTTgagttataaaataattaacgATGAAAGTATTATAAGATTTACGAAAAgttctatatataatgatataattgAATTTATTAcgaatttaaataaatcagTTGTCGGTGTTGAAATGAAACCTTTAGAAGATTTTAAATTATGtaatgaaaatgatatgattaataatgacaattttttattcttatcaaaaaatgtatataatatttttcaattgataaaaaatatgaacaagtGTATTGATTCTTGTCCACCTATAAATCAATCATCTCGATTTGGTAATAGAGGATTTCAACATTTTTGTGATGCATATTATAAAGAAGTTGATGAGTATTTACCTCATGCTTTATCAGAATCAAACATACCTAATATATCTGAACATACTTATCAAAtatcttattatttaaagaattCCATTGGAAATAAAAAGAGAATAGATTATGGAACTGGGCatgaattaaattttttgcTTTTCCTCTTTTGcctaaataaaataaatttctttATTCCTTCCGATTACAAGCACCTCGTCCTTGTTTTATATCGACA GTATTTAGAAGGAGTAAGAAGAGTGCAGATAATTTACACTGTGGAACCTGCAGGTAGTAGAGGGGCATGGGGATTGGATGATTTTCAATTTCTTGTTTTCCTTTTTGGCGCAGCTCAACTTTCTTACAAcaggaaaataaaaacggacgat attgaaaaaaaagaattgttGGAATTGTGGGCAccgaaatatttatattttgatgcTCTTAAGTATATATCAATG ATAAAACATGCACCTTTTCATGAATCATCCCAAATGTTGTATGATATATCTGGAGTTGAAACATG ggaaaaaatatgtaatggATTACTTAAAATGTATCAAGCtgaaataatacaaaagcGACAAATATTACAACACATATTATTTGGAAATTTGATAGACTTTTAA
- a CDS encoding plasmepsin IX: MFFINFKKIKKKQFPIYLTQHRIITVFLIFIYFINLKDCFHINNSRILSDVDKHRGLYYNIPKCNVCHKCSICTHENGEAQNVIPMVAIPSKRKHIQDINKEREENKYPLHIFEEKDIYNNKDNVVKKEDIYKLRKKKKQKKNCLNFLEKDTMFLSPSHDKETFHINHMNKIKDEKYKQEYEEEKEIYDNTNTSQEKNETNNEQNLNINLINNDKVTLPLQQLEDSQYVGYIQIGTPPQTIRPIFDTGSTNIWIVSTKCKDETCLKVHRYNHKLSSSFKYYEPHTNLDIMFGTGIIQGVIGVETFKIGPFEIKNQSFGLVKREKASDNKSNVFERINFEGIVGLAFPEMLSTGKSTLYENLMSSYKLQHNEFSIYIGKDSKYSALIFGGVDKNFFEGDIYMFPVVKEYYWEIHFDGLYIDHQKFCCGVNSIVYDLKKKDQENNKLFFTRKYFRKNKFKTHLRKYLLKKIKHQKKQKHSNHKKKKLNKKKNYLIFDSGTSFNSVPKDEIEYFFRVVPSKKCDDSNIDQVVSSYPNLTYVINKMPFTLTPSQYLVRKNDMCKPAFMEIEVSSEYGHAYILGNATFMRYYYTVYRRGNNNNSSYVGIAKAVHTEENEKYLSSLHNKINNL; the protein is encoded by the exons atgttttttataaattttaagaaaataaaaaagaaacaatttCCGATATATTTAACTCAACATAGAATTATAACAGtgtttcttatttttatttattttataaacttAAAAGATTGTttccatataaataattcgcGTATATTAAGTGATGTAGATAAACATAGAGGattgtattataatataccaAAATGTAACGTATGTCATAAGTGTTCGATATGTACCCACGAAAATGGAGAGGCACAG aATGTCATTCCTATGGTTGCTATACCGAGCAAGAGAAAACATATTcaagatataaataaggaAAGGGAGGAAAACAAATAtcctttacatatatttgaagaaaaagacatttataataataaagataatgttgttaaaaaagaagatatatataaattaagaaaaaaaaaaaaacagaaaaaaaattgtttaaATTTTCTTGAAAAGGATACAATGTTTTTGTCACCTTCACATGATAAAGAAACGTTTCATATAaatcatatgaataaaataaaagatgaaaaatataaacaagaatatgaagaagagaaagaaatatatgataatacaaatacatcacaagaaaaaaatgaaacaaacAATGAACAGAAtctaaatattaatttaataaacaaTGATAAAGTGACATTACCCTTACAACAATTGGAagat AGTCAATATGTTGGCTACATTCAAATAGGAACTCCTCCACAAACCATAAGACCCATATTTGATACAGGAAGCAC aaatatatggaTTGTAAGCACAAAGTGCAAAGATGAAACATGCTTAAAAGTACATAGGTACAACCATAAACTGTCTAGCAGTTTTAAATATTACGAACCTCATACAAACCTAGATATTATG TTTGGCACAGGAATAATACAAGGGGTAATAGGAGTGGAGACATTTAAGATTGGACCgtttgaaataaaaaatcaatCTTTTGGTTTggtaaaaagagaaaaagcTAGCGATAATAAATCTAATGTTTTTGAAAGAATAAATTTTGAAGGTATTGTTGGATTAGCTTTTCCAGAAATGTTATCGACTGGTAAGAGTACGCTTTATGAGAATTTGATGTCTTCATATAAATTACAACATAATGaattttccatatatattGGTAAGGATAGTAAATATTCTGCATTAATATTTGGAGGGGtagataaaaatttttttgaaggagatatatatatgtttcctGTTGTTAAGGAATATTATTGGGAAATCCATTTTGATGGTTTATATATTGATCATCAGAAATTTTGTTGTGGTGTTAATTCTATTGtatatgatttaaaaaaaaaagatcaagaaaataataaattattttttacgagaaaatattttagaaaaaataaattcaaaactcatttaagaaaatatcttcttaaaaaaataaaacatcaaaaaaaacaaaaacattctaatcataaaaaaaaaaaattaaacaagaaaaaaaattacttaATTTTTGATTCTGGAACATCTTTTAATAGTGTCCCAAAGGATGAAATCGAATATTTCTTTCGTGTCGTTCCTTCAAag aaatgTGATGATAGTAACATTGATCAGGTGGTTTCGAGTTACCCCAACTTGACTTACGTCAta AACAAAATGCCGTTCACGTTGACCCCCTCACAATACTTGGTTCGTAAGAATGATATGTGTAAACCAGCTTTTATGGAAATAGAAGTTTCATCTGAATATGGACATGCGTACATACTAGGGAATGCAACGTTTATGAGATATTATTACACTGTTTATAGACGaggaaataataacaatagttCATAT gtGGGTATTGCTAAAGCTGTTCATACAGAGGAAAACGAAAAATATCTCAGTTCcttacataataaaataaataatttataa
- a CDS encoding acid phosphatase, putative, with the protein MDEGKKKSKSRKHITSLDEEKLFDNISKDDCGIIKKFTLGVCAMESKVESAPMECILKRLAKSGDFHIIKFKEDMILNHDIDCWPIVDCLIAFYSTGFPLKKAIEYVKKYKPITLNNLEKQMILRSRLQIYEELKKWRVPHANYVVVDHDTVKRGEHIFEEYYDYIVYDNIRLNKPFIEKPINADNHNNWIYYPKNTGGGCKKLFRKIKDRSSEYCPEIHKVRTNGTYIYEEFLSTFGTDIKVYTVGQMFAHAEARKSPALDGKVCRTSDGKEVRYAVILSEAEKIIAYRIVEAFQQTVCGFDILRTTMGPFVCDVNGWSFVKGNIKYYNDCAHILRAMFLAKLEEKYNIIPRDLADNWYNIENEEEVLRKTFRQPDDLHCSHHEELCSVIIVMRHGDRKPKQKMKFFTTKPLILDYFNSEENLYNVISNRYAHDDTIKINNNELHTTNYNTQDVLKYNAKLDHATNQYQGTHKNHSNSKTFNYNCENNCSSKCNGHINDTQKDIKIPCAHHESLCNNSTNTNKENINENNKSCENNKSCENSKSCENNKSCENSKSCENNKSCENSKSCENNNDNQNNCTCNDKNKPIKDLNNQDKTDTFLLSDNKTMNEKNSSNNKNINPDTCNTSTQTDEVKQANLYKSYTKKEIKFKSPEELEDLFLRNNVILNDIEKEFKLIKEQLYNIQQKLEKDDINEKNGQKLDAPSKKEDLTRSTMKDKDNENVDDKKEIPHRKKLGHDHDENNNNTSGICNDTSGTCNNTSSTCNNNNTSGICNDNTCNNNTCNSSCSNIKLNVHCKNKPSEEERCTTCSGEDALNLMTKEELEIKRGEYEVMIENHKTLQKILERGDGFTGINRKIQLKPVDFIIVNDKVIVTKILVVAKWGGELTRMGRRQSENLGKRFRATLYPGDSDGLLRLHSTFRHDFKIFTSDEGRCQITSAAFTKGFLDLDGELTPILVAMVIRNSKAHSLLDDNNPCLERSECKEYIDEILNKNNDIDEDLLKKLTPGKNARGFRESLRKISNFYELMDKVRTTIYEFLKSLNQEVQKWLNLFPYDEYALYVIDILHEIQVRWKSLTKMWYKKNKNKYDTSKIPDIVDNVRFDLIHHHSYLGSGLDKAFEIYNQIEPLANFISQAEYGITPQDKVKIGVHIVGKLLRKLIHDVTYYRDEEERNKKNNKGNNVLKNALHISYMNPFYFKKTDELQKKDKDQHQRDTSKNFNMCKYDTKQNFLDNFLFKRDSNEINKKLETNNKSNIINDKADMLYNANDKKEKTINDVVEETTVQNIHDEKGDNMYKYEHGKNKEDTIKPVDINININGDNNINGDNNINGDNNINGENNINGENNINGENNINGENNINGENNINGENNINGENNINGDNNINGDNKKNGDNNNNNMEEGDETKELVIEKEEKTFNNEKNKHLDKSYLRCASICSENCKRNLITQNEYQRKDKLEKCSSLTEKYVPDISTNIIKNRKECICKNNLYDNEKKNNSLYRCDDLICNMKYSETINGTNSEPSNSKRVLNKALCIGGYSNSINNNNVNGNHKNINDDNNINDNNINDNNINDNNINDNNINDNNNNNNNNNNNNNYCNNNYNNNSTSTFLDTNIGESYNELKNYKSTVTYNTNVKDIYTPKLINKKEALVINSSDLWAHQNKYRKENNEKQKMKKIKNMIDNDFNEKKEDSNDRGVSYKYSENFLKKESGSYFMRTVEDSDKRHKTKIDEDQMDSTSNVHEKTKELKNSGSLENKENKENKQNKQNKQNKEYTQYTQYTQNKQNKEYNDKHGDNLINDVKGDHMKGTNVDEEDKEKTKNGCSELDTNNIKEDTDVNINGKENPNDENVNGQVDVEAEADAEADIDVDEDEEEHEHDDDEDIIRLKETDARRLGIRSPWRMVRSRYYVTSASHMISLLNILIHAKKADNTISQNIIDNDSFKSVSDVTDLHYLSHLVFRVWERKHLKRDDSNRFRIEILFSSGAKDGFGQNYELLEKDAKAQQQKYERHFNKYFDDTKRINADKSLGATTGGVNAADTQNGTTKSTGNNSVIDTQNGTTKSTGNNSVIDTQNGTTKSTGNNSVIDTQNGTTKSTGNNSVIDTQNGTTKRTGNNSVIETGNVQENYKNMNNHLNNNNNLEEGDTNRSHVPAEEYINRTTTRENENVKNKNNSNNMKDINRNGTKIGDTCEEKYEVENLENKDKSIINDKNNINCVITTNNCYSDREEKGNFVSAEGVSNNSIINKKEIRIEHDKNIRSGHFSNSVDEIILNNNKKKNTMNLNILNKEIKKSSLHSISNSSVNPFVFDSLNVFRRENEGKSPHIINYNKREASYGFGCLNEKKMDSINNNLSRAGSYMVRSISSNLRKKSKQKDILKLDYDKKEKEDITKENLLTYENEYINNSSNEINSKSYRSYSCISDRSYYRNKKEFEIGNEEHNRKNKLNAFNHIMDNDKLKNQFIRKHTLEINHIDNNDNNNENNNNNNNNENNNNNISNNNNNISNNNNNNISNNNNNSSNNNNNNCSNNNNSSSNNNNSSSNNKNNNLNSNLNSNNNNNIYQDKKKVNLFSHVYEHFNENKKNSTSSLKFFYKTYMPDYEKIIENDKKAETFDVPPYCELAPLIVLTKNCQLSTFENILTKLLNNYSKNTKNKDKNKMDKVSKNKSK; encoded by the coding sequence ATGGATGAAGGGAAGAAAAAAAGCAAAAGTAGAAAACATATAACTTCTTTAGATGAAGAGAAATTATTTGATAACATTTCAAAAGATGATTGtggtataataaaaaagtttACATTAGGAGTATGTGCTATGGAAAGCAAAGTTGAGAGTGCTCCAATGGAATGTATCTTAAAGCGTTTAGCAAAGAGTGGTGATttccatataataaaatttaaagagGATATGATATTAAATCATGATATAGATTGTTGGCCTATTGTAGATTGTTTGATAGCTTTTTATTCTACTGGTTTTCCTTTAAAGAAGGCTATTGAATATGTAAAGAAATACAAGCCTATaacattaaataatttagaaAAGCAGATGATATTACGATCAAgattacaaatatatgaggaattaaaaaaatggagAGTACCTCATGCTAATTACGTTGTTGTAGATCATGATACAGTAAAAAGAGGAGAACATATATTTGAAGagtattatgattatatagtgtatgataatataagatTAAATAAACCATTTATTGAAAAACCAATAAATGCTGATAATCATAACAATTGGATATATTATCCAAAGAATACAGGAGGTGgttgtaaaaaattatttcgtAAAATTAAGGATAGGAGTAGTGAATATTGTCCAGAAATACATAAAGTTCGAACTAatggtacatatatatatgaagaatttTTATCTACCTTTGGTACAGATATTAAAGTATATACTGTAGGTCAAATGTTTGCACATGCAGAAGCAAGAAAATCTCCAGCTTTAGATGGAAAAGTATGTAGAACATCTGATGGAAAAGAAGTTAGATATGCTGTTATTTTATCAGAAGCTGAAAAAATTATAGCATATAGAATAGTTGAAGCTTTTCAACAAACCGTTTGTGGTTTTGATATCTTAAGAACTACTATGGGTCCATTTGTTTGTGATGTCAATGGATGGTCCTTTGTCAAaggtaatataaaatattataatgattgTGCTCATATATTAAGAGCAATGTTTCTAGCCAAattagaagaaaaatataatattattccaAGAGATTTAGCTGATAATTGGTATAATATcgaaaatgaagaagaagtATTAAGAAAAACATTTAGACAACCAGATGATTTACACTGTTCACATCATGAAGAATTATGTTCTGTAATTATTGTTATGAGACATGGAGATAGAAAaccaaaacaaaaaatgaaattttttACAACCAAACCATTAATTCTTGATTATTTTAATTCAGAAGAAAATctatataatgttatatcAAATAGATATGCTCATGATGATaccattaaaataaataataatgaattacATACAACTAATTATAATACACAAGATGTTCTAAAATATAATGCTAAACTTGATCATGCCACTAATCAATATCAAGGTACACATAAAAATCATTCTAATAGTAAgacatttaattataattgtgAAAACAATTGTTCAAGTAAATGTAACGGTCATATAAATGATACACAAaaggatataaaaatacCATGTGCTCATCATGAATCCCTTTGTAATAATTCAACTAACAcaaataaggaaaatataaatgaaaataataaatcatgTGAGAATAATAAATCATGTGAGAATAGCAAATCATGTGAGAATAATAAATCATGTGAGAATAGCAAATCATGTGAGAATAATAAATCATGTGAGAATAGCAAATCATGTGAAAACAATAACGATAATCAAAACAACTGTACatgtaatgataaaaataaacccATTAAAGATCTTAATAATCAAGATAAAACAGATACCTTTCTCCTATCAGATAACAAAACgatgaatgaaaaaaattcctcaaataataaaaatataaacccAGATACATGCAACACATCTACACAAACAGATGAAGTCAAACAAGCCAATTTGTATAAATCTTATaccaaaaaagaaataaagttTAAATCACCAGAAGAGTTAGAGGACCTTTTCCTAAGAAATAATGTTATATTGAATGATATAGAAAAGGAATTTAAACTAATAAAAGAGCAACTTTATAATATCCAACAAAAATTGGAAAAGGATGatattaatgaaaagaatGGACAAAAATTAGATGCACCTAGTAAAAAGGAGGATTTGACTAGGTCCACCATGAAAGATaaagataatgaaaatgtgGATGATAAAAAGGAAATCCCCCATAGGAAGAAATTGGGCCATGAtcatgatgaaaataataataatacaagcGGTATATGTAATGATACAAGCGGTACATGTAATAATACAAGCAGtacatgtaataataataatacaagcGGTATATGTAATGATAACacttgtaataataatacttgtAATAGTAGTTgtagtaatataaaattaaatgtcCATTGTAAGAATAAACCTAGCGAAGAGGAAAGGTGCACCACATGTTCAGGAGAGGATGCACTTAATTTAATGACAAAAGAAGaattagaaataaaaagagGAGAATACGAAGTGATGATTGAAAATCATAAAacattacaaaaaatattagaaaGAGGTGATGGTTTTACAGGTATAAATAGAAAGATACAATTAAAGCCTGTAgattttattattgtaaaCGATAAAGTTATAGTTACTAAAATACTTGTTGTTGCTAAATGGGGAGGTGAATTAACAAGAATGGGAAGAAGACAATCGGAAAATTTGGGTAAACGCTTTAGAGCTACTTTATATCCGGGTGATTCAGATGGTTTATTAAGGTTACATTCAACATTTAGACatgattttaaaatttttacttCAGATGAAGGTAGATGTCAAATAACATCTGCTGCATTTACAAAAGGGTTTTTAGATTTAGATGGAGAATTAACACCGATTTTAGTAGCTATGGTTATAAGGAATTCTAAAGCACATAGTTTAttagatgataataatcCATGTTTAGAAAGATCAGAatgtaaagaatatattgatgagatattaaataaaaataatgatatcgatgaagatttattaaaaaagttaACACCTGGAAAAAATGCGAGAGGATTTAGAGAATCATTAAGAAAAATATctaatttttatgaattaaTGGATAAGGTTAGAACAacaatatatgaatttttaaaaagtttaAATCAAGAAGTACAGAAATGGTTAAATTTATTTCCATATGATGAATATGCTTTATATGTTATTGACATATTACATGAGATACAAGTTAGATGGAAATCCTTAACAAAAATgtggtataaaaaaaataaaaataaatatgatactTCAAAAATTCCAGATATTGTTGATAATGTACGCTTTGATTTAATACATCATCATTCATATCTAGGTAGTGGTTTAGATAAAgcttttgaaatatataatcaaattGAACCACTAGCCAATTTTATCTCACAAGCGGAATATGGTATTACACCTCAAGACAAAGTCAAAATTGGTGTGCACATTGTAGGAAAATTATTAAGAAAATTAATACATGATGTAACATATTATAgagatgaagaagaaagaaataaaaaaaataacaaaggAAATAATGTTCTCAAAAATGCTCtacatatttcatatatgaatccattttattttaaaaaaacggacgaattacaaaaaaaggataaagaCCAACATCAAAGAGATACAtctaaaaattttaatatgtgTAAATATGATACCAAGCAAAATTTTCTGGACAATTTCCTATTCAAAAGGGATAGCAATGAAATCAATAAGAAACTTGAAACGAATAATAAAagcaatataataaatgataaagctgatatgttatataatgcaaatgataaaaaggaaaaaacaataaatgaCGTTGTGGAGGAAACGACTGTACAAAATATACATGATGAAAAAGGTGATAACATGTATAAATATGAGCACGGGAAAAATAAGGAGGATACAATCAAACCtgtagatataaatataaatataaatggtgacaacaatataaatggtgacaacaatataaatggtgacaacaatataaatggtgaaaacaatataaatggtgaaaacaatataaatggtgaaaacaatataaatggtgaaaacaatataaatggtgaaaacaatataaatggtgaaaacaatataaatggtgaaaacaatataaatggtgacaacaatataaatggtgacaacaaaaaaaatggtgacaataataataataatatggaagaGGGGGATGAGACAAAGGAATTGGTtattgaaaaagaagaaaaaacctttaataatgaaaaaaataaacatttagATAAATCCTATTTAAGATGTGCTAGTATATGTTCAGAAAATTGTAAAAGAAATTTAATAACACAAAATGAATATCAAAGAAAAGACAAGTTAGAAAAATGTTCTTCGTTAACGGAAAAATATGTACCAGATATATCTacgaatataataaagaatagaaaagaatgtatatgtaaaaataatttatatgataatgaaaaaaaaaacaattcaTTATATAGATGTGATGatttaatatgtaatatgaaatattcaGAAACGATTAATGGAACCAATTCAGAACCTAGTAATTCTAAACGAGTGTTAAATAAGGCCTTGTGTATAGGAGGATACAGCAATAgtattaataacaataatgtaaacggtaatcataaaaatattaacgatgataataatataaacgataataatataaacgataataatataaacgataataatataaacgataataatataaacgataataataataacaataataataataataataataataattattgtaacaataattataataacaattcAACATCAACATTTTTAGATACCAATATAGGAGAAAGTTATAACGaactaaaaaattataaaagcaCCGTTACCTATAATACTAAtgttaaagatatatatacccCCAAATTAATCAACAAAAAAGAAGCCTTAGTTATTAACTCCTCAGATTTATGGGCACaccaaaataaatatagaaaggaaaataatgagaaacaaaaaatgaaaaaaataaaaaatatgatagatAATGATttcaatgaaaaaaaagaagattcTAATGATCGAGGTGTCTCATATAAGTATAgtgaaaattttttaaaaaaagaaagtggTTCCTATTTTATGAGAACGGTAGAAGATTCTGATAAAAgacataaaacaaaaattgaTGAAGATCAAATGGATTCTACTTCTAATGTAcatgaaaaaacaaaagaattaaaaaatagcGGAAGtttagaaaataaagaaaataaggaaaataaacaaaataaacaaaataaacaaaataaagaatatacaCAATATACACAATATacacaaaataaacaaaataaagaatataatgataaacatGGGGacaatttaataaatgatgTTAAAGGAGATCATATGAAAGGTACCAATGTGGATGAagaagataaagaaaaaactaAAAATGGATGCAGTGAGTtagatacaaataatataaaagaagatacagatgtaaatataaatggaaAAGAAAATccaaatgatgaaaatgtaaATGGTCAAGTCGATGTTGAAGCTGAGGCTGATGCCGAGGCTGACATTGATGTGgatgaagatgaagaagaacATGAACATGATGACGATGAAGATATAATTCGATTAAAAGAAACAGATGCTAGAAGGTTAGGTATAAGGTCACCTTGGAGAATGGTAAGGTCACGATATTATGTAACATCAGCATCTCATAtgatatcattattaaatattttaatacatgCTAAAAAAGCAGATAATACTATAAgtcaaaatattatagataATGATTCATTTAAAAGTGTAAGTGATGTTACAGATTTGCATTACTTATCACATCTAGTTTTTAGAGTATGGGAAAGAAAACATCTCAAGAGAGATGATAGTAATAGATTCCgtatagaaatattatttagcTCAGGGGCAAAAGATGGATTTGGTCAAAATTATGAATTGTTAGAAAAGGATGCAAAGGCTCAACaacaaaaatatgaaaggcattttaataaatattttgatgATACCAAGAGGATTAATGCAGACAAGAGTTTAGGTGCAACAACAGGAGGGGTAAATGCTGCTGATACGCAAAATGGTACCACGAAAAGTACAGGTAATAATAGTGTGATAGATACGCAAAATGGTACCACGAAAAGTACAGGTAATAATAGTGTGATAGATACGCAAAATGGTACCACGAAAAGTACAGGTAATAATAGTGTGATAGATACGCAAAATGGTACCACGAAAAGTACAGGTAATAATAGTGTGATAGATACGCAAAATGGTACCACGAAACGTACAGGTAATAATAGTGTGATAGAAACAGGAAATGTGCAGGagaattacaaaaatatgaataaccatttaaataataataataatttagaagAGGGTGATACTAATAGAAGTCATGTCCCAGCGGAGGAATACATAAATAGGACTACCACTagagaaaatgaaaatgtgaAGAACAAGAATAACTCTAATAATATGAAGGATATAAATAGGAATGGTACAAAAATTGGTGACACATgtgaagaaaaatatgagGTGGaaaatttagaaaataagGATAAGTCTATTATAAATGacaagaataatataaattgtgTAATTACTACAAATAATTGTTATAGCGATAGAGAGGAAAAAGGAAATTTTGTTTCAGCAGAAGGGGTATCTAATAATAGcattataaataagaaagaaaTTAGAATAGAACACGATAAGAATATAAGGAGTGGACATTTTTCTAATAGTGTtgatgaaataatattaaataataataaaaaaaagaatactatgaatttgaatattttaaataaagaaataaaaaagagtAGTTTACATAGTATTTCTAATAGTTCTGTAAATCCTTTTGTTTTTGATTCTTTGAATGTTTTTAGAAGAGAGAATGAAGGGAAATCAcctcatataataaattataataaaagagaAGCTTCCTATGGTTTTGGATGtttgaatgaaaaaaaaatggattctattaataataatttaagtaGAGCAGGTAGTTATATGGTTAGATCAATAAGTTcaaatttaagaaaaaaaagtaaacaaaaagatattttaaaattagattatgacaaaaaagaaaaagaagatataacAAAAGAAAATCTTTTAACATatgaaaatgaatatattaataatagttcgaatgaaataaatagtAAATCATATCGAAGTTATTCATGTATTAGCGACAGATCAtattatagaaataaaaaagaattcgAGATAGGAAATGAGGAACATAATAGGAAAAATAAGTTAAATGCTTTTAATCATATCATggataatgataaattaaagAATCAGTTCATAAGAAAGCATACATTAGAAATTAATCATAtcgataataatgataataataatgagaataataataataataataataatgagaataataataataatattagcaataataataataatattagcaataataataataataatattagcaataataataataatagtagtaataataataataataattgtagcaataataataatagtagtagtaataataataatagtagtagcaataataaaaataataatcttaATAGTAAtcttaatagtaataataataataatatttatcaagACAAAAAGAAagttaatttattttcacATGTTTATGAACattttaatgaaaataagaaaaattctACATCTAGTTTAAAGttcttttataaaacatatatgcCAGATTATGAAAAGATTatagaaaatgataaaaaagcaGAAACATTTGATGTTCCACCTTATTGCGAATTGGCCCCTTTAATTGTACTAACGAAAAATTGTCAGCTGTCTACTTTTGAAAATATTCTTACCAaacttttaaataattattctaaaaatacaaaaaataaagataaaaataaaatggataaggtttcaaaaaataaaagtaaataa